One genomic region from Pyxicephalus adspersus chromosome 1, UCB_Pads_2.0, whole genome shotgun sequence encodes:
- the TPST1 gene encoding protein-tyrosine sulfotransferase 1 isoform X1: protein MIGKLKQNLLLACLVISSVTVFYLGQHAMECHHRIEERSQPVKMEIPKATLRTEQRVNSSFSYNKDMPLIFIGGVPRSGTTLMRAMLDAHPEIRCGEETRVIPRILAVKQMWARSSKEKIRLDEAGVTDEVLDSAMQAFLLEIIVKHGEPAPYLCNKDPFALKSLSYLAKIFPNAKFLLMVRDGRASVHSMISRKVTIAGFDLNSYRDCLTKWNRAIETMYNQCMEVGYDRCMLVHYEQLVLHPERWMRTLLKFLMIPWNNAVLHHEDMIGKAGGVSLSKVERSTDQVIKPVNVEALSKWVGKIPPDVLRDMPVIAPMLAKLGYDPYANPPNYGKPDQKVLDNTRRVFKGEFQLPDFLKDVPQPKKTRGENS, encoded by the exons ATGATTGGAAAACTGAAGCAAAACCTGCTGCTGGCATGCCTTGTAATAAGCTCAGTGACCGTGTTCTACTTAGGACAACATGCAATGGAGTGCCATCATCGAATAGAGGAACGTAGTCAGCCAGTCAAAATGGAAATCCCCAAAGCAACACTGAGAACTGAGCAGAGGGTAAACAGTAGCTTTTCATATAATAAGGACATGCCATTAATATTTATTGGGGGAGTGCCTCGCAGTGGAACTACTCTTATGCGTGCCATGCTTGATGCCCATCCAGAGATTAGGTGTGGAGAAGAAACCAGGGTTATCCCTCGGATTTTGGCAGTCAAACAGATGTGGGCGCGatcaagcaaagaaaaaattcGCCTAGATGAAGCTGGTGTAACAGATGAAGTTTTGGACTCCGCCATGCAGgcttttttattggaaataataGTTAAGCATGGAGAACCAGCACCTTATTTGTGTAATAAAGATCcatttgctttaaaatctttATCGTACCTAGCCAAAATTTTTCCTAATGCCAAATTTCTGCTTATGGTAAGAGATGGGCGTGCTTCGGTGCACTCTATGATTTCTAGAAAAGTGACTATTGCTGGATTTGATCTCAACAGCTACAGAGACTGCTTAACCAAGTGGAACCGTGCTATAGAAACCATGTATAATCAGTGCATGGAAGTGGGCTATGACAGGTGCATGTTAGTACATTATGAACAGCTGGTTTTACATCCAGAACGATGGATGAGAACACTGTTAAAGTTCCTCATGATTCCATGGAACAATGCTGTTTTACATCACGAAGATATGATTGGCAAAGCTGGAGGTGTGTCCCTTTCTAA GGTGGAGAGGTCCACTGATCAAGTCATCAAGCCAGTTAATGTGGAAGCGTTGTCTAAATGGGTGGGGAAAATTCCTCCCGATGTTTTAAGAGACATGCCAGTCATTGCTCCGATGTTGGCCAAACTAGGTTATGATCCATACGCCAACCCCCCAAATTATGGGAAGCCAGACCAGAAGGTCCTTGACAATACTAGACGG
- the TPST1 gene encoding protein-tyrosine sulfotransferase 1 isoform X2 has protein sequence MIGKLKQNLLLACLVISSVTVFYLGQHAMECHHRIEERSQPVKMEIPKATLRTEQRVNSSFSYNKDMPLIFIGGVPRSGTTLMRAMLDAHPEIRCGEETRVIPRILAVKQMWARSSKEKIRLDEAGVTDEVLDSAMQAFLLEIIVKHGEPAPYLCNKDPFALKSLSYLAKIFPNAKFLLMVRDGRASVHSMISRKVTIAGFDLNSYRDCLTKWNRAIETMYNQCMEVGYDRCMLVHYEQLVLHPERWMRTLLKFLMIPWNNAVLHHEDMIGKAGGVSLSKVERSTDQVIKPVNVEALSKWVGKIPPDVLRDMPVIAPMLAKLGYDPYANPPNYGKPDQKVLDNTRRVFKGEFQLPDFLKDVPQTEAVE, from the exons ATGATTGGAAAACTGAAGCAAAACCTGCTGCTGGCATGCCTTGTAATAAGCTCAGTGACCGTGTTCTACTTAGGACAACATGCAATGGAGTGCCATCATCGAATAGAGGAACGTAGTCAGCCAGTCAAAATGGAAATCCCCAAAGCAACACTGAGAACTGAGCAGAGGGTAAACAGTAGCTTTTCATATAATAAGGACATGCCATTAATATTTATTGGGGGAGTGCCTCGCAGTGGAACTACTCTTATGCGTGCCATGCTTGATGCCCATCCAGAGATTAGGTGTGGAGAAGAAACCAGGGTTATCCCTCGGATTTTGGCAGTCAAACAGATGTGGGCGCGatcaagcaaagaaaaaattcGCCTAGATGAAGCTGGTGTAACAGATGAAGTTTTGGACTCCGCCATGCAGgcttttttattggaaataataGTTAAGCATGGAGAACCAGCACCTTATTTGTGTAATAAAGATCcatttgctttaaaatctttATCGTACCTAGCCAAAATTTTTCCTAATGCCAAATTTCTGCTTATGGTAAGAGATGGGCGTGCTTCGGTGCACTCTATGATTTCTAGAAAAGTGACTATTGCTGGATTTGATCTCAACAGCTACAGAGACTGCTTAACCAAGTGGAACCGTGCTATAGAAACCATGTATAATCAGTGCATGGAAGTGGGCTATGACAGGTGCATGTTAGTACATTATGAACAGCTGGTTTTACATCCAGAACGATGGATGAGAACACTGTTAAAGTTCCTCATGATTCCATGGAACAATGCTGTTTTACATCACGAAGATATGATTGGCAAAGCTGGAGGTGTGTCCCTTTCTAA GGTGGAGAGGTCCACTGATCAAGTCATCAAGCCAGTTAATGTGGAAGCGTTGTCTAAATGGGTGGGGAAAATTCCTCCCGATGTTTTAAGAGACATGCCAGTCATTGCTCCGATGTTGGCCAAACTAGGTTATGATCCATACGCCAACCCCCCAAATTATGGGAAGCCAGACCAGAAGGTCCTTGACAATACTAGACGG